From Actinosynnema mirum DSM 43827, a single genomic window includes:
- a CDS encoding response regulator transcription factor, protein MRILVVEDDDRVARGLLTALRHAGYEVHRAASAAAALAAAPVDVVLLDLGLPDGDGLDVLRELRDRRGTAVIAVTARGEERERVLGLRAGADDYVVKPFGTAELLARIEAVLRRTRDARAGSGRSEALELGPLTLDPATREARVADRPLALTRKEFDLLALLVGRAGSVVSRDLIVDQVWKAHWEAPSRTLDTHIAALRGKLGAEVRIETVRGVGYRIVVTP, encoded by the coding sequence GTGCGCATACTCGTCGTCGAGGACGACGACCGGGTGGCGCGTGGTCTGCTCACCGCGCTGCGGCACGCGGGTTACGAGGTCCACCGGGCGGCGTCGGCCGCCGCGGCCCTCGCCGCCGCCCCGGTCGACGTCGTGCTGCTCGACCTGGGTCTGCCGGACGGCGACGGCCTGGACGTGCTCCGCGAGCTGCGCGACCGTCGGGGCACCGCGGTGATCGCGGTGACCGCGCGCGGCGAGGAGCGCGAGCGGGTGCTGGGGCTGCGCGCGGGCGCCGACGACTACGTCGTCAAGCCGTTCGGCACGGCGGAGCTGCTGGCCAGGATCGAGGCGGTGCTGCGCCGCACCCGCGACGCGCGCGCCGGGTCCGGCCGCTCCGAGGCGCTGGAGCTGGGCCCGCTCACCCTGGACCCGGCCACCCGCGAGGCGCGCGTGGCGGACCGCCCGCTGGCGCTGACCCGCAAGGAGTTCGACCTGCTGGCCCTGCTGGTCGGCAGGGCGGGGTCGGTGGTGAGCCGGGACCTGATCGTCGACCAGGTCTGGAAGGCGCACTGGGAGGCGCCGTCGCGCACCCTGGACACCCACATCGCCGCGCTGCGCGGCAAGCTCGGCGCGGAGGTCCGCATCGAGACCGTGCGCGGCGTCGGCTACCGCATCGTCGTCACCCCGTGA
- the lgt gene encoding prolipoprotein diacylglyceryl transferase yields MTTYLASIPSPAQGVWHLGPLPLRAYALFIILGIIVAISWGERRWVARGGQKGTVTDVAVFAVPFGLVGGRLYHVATDYHKYFGEGKDPLDALKIWNGGLGIWGAIALGGVGAWIACRRRGIPLPAMADALAPGIVVGQAIGRIGNYFNQELYGAETTVPWGLEIYERVDPVTGMKNDLNGVAVDTATPLMTVHPTFLYELLWNLGVAALIVLADRKLRLGHGRVFALYVAGYTAGRFWIEMMRTDEATMVFGLRINVITSVVVFLGAVLYFVLAAKRGPRETYVEPAPEPELPEGADAASDAEGEKVSATTAPAPKTASGEAGDASAVTDPTTTASTSASADSTAQDSKTKGSTAAPVAEDPAKQKQPDE; encoded by the coding sequence GTGACGACTTACCTGGCGAGCATCCCGAGTCCTGCCCAGGGCGTGTGGCATCTCGGCCCCCTCCCCCTGAGGGCGTACGCGCTCTTCATCATCCTCGGCATCATCGTCGCGATCTCGTGGGGCGAGCGGCGCTGGGTGGCCCGAGGCGGGCAGAAGGGGACGGTCACCGACGTCGCGGTGTTCGCGGTGCCGTTCGGCCTGGTCGGCGGCAGGCTCTACCACGTCGCCACCGACTACCACAAGTACTTCGGCGAGGGCAAGGACCCGCTCGACGCCCTGAAGATCTGGAACGGCGGCCTCGGCATCTGGGGCGCGATCGCCCTCGGCGGCGTCGGCGCCTGGATCGCCTGCCGCCGCAGGGGCATCCCGCTGCCCGCGATGGCCGACGCGCTCGCCCCCGGCATCGTGGTCGGGCAGGCCATCGGCCGCATCGGCAACTACTTCAACCAGGAGCTGTACGGCGCGGAGACCACCGTGCCGTGGGGCCTGGAGATCTACGAGCGGGTCGACCCGGTCACCGGCATGAAGAACGACCTCAACGGCGTCGCGGTCGACACGGCCACGCCGCTGATGACCGTGCACCCGACGTTCCTGTACGAGCTGCTGTGGAACCTGGGCGTCGCCGCGCTCATCGTGCTCGCCGACCGCAAGCTGCGGCTGGGCCACGGCCGGGTGTTCGCGCTGTACGTCGCCGGCTACACGGCGGGCCGCTTCTGGATCGAGATGATGCGCACCGACGAGGCCACCATGGTCTTCGGGCTGCGGATCAACGTGATCACGTCGGTCGTGGTGTTCCTCGGCGCGGTGCTGTACTTCGTGCTCGCGGCCAAGCGCGGCCCGAGGGAGACGTACGTCGAACCGGCGCCGGAGCCCGAGCTGCCGGAGGGGGCCGACGCGGCCTCCGACGCGGAGGGCGAGAAGGTGTCGGCGACCACCGCGCCCGCCCCGAAGACGGCCTCGGGCGAGGCCGGTGACGCTTCGGCCGTGACGGACCCGACGACCACGGCCTCCACCTCGGCTTCGGCTGACTCGACCGCGCAGGACTCGAAGACCAAGGGCTCGACGGCCGCCCCGGTCGCCGAGGACCCGGCGAAGCAGAAGCAGCCGGACGAGTAG
- the trpA gene encoding tryptophan synthase subunit alpha: MSALDGVFSTCRDEGRSALIGYLPAGFPTVEGSKDVLRAMVESGCDVVEVGMPYSDPVMDGPTIQAAAQQALDGGFRVRDLFGVVESVAALGGKAVVMTYWNPVLHYGVDAFSRDLAAAGGLGLITPDLVPDEAEDWMAASEAHGLDRIFLVAPSSTEERIDLTAKASSGFLYATAVMGVTGARTAVSSAAPALVGRVREHTDMPVCVGLGVRDGAQAAQVASFADGVIVGSAFVSAVAGGGVPALAEELAKGVRGVGGPA; encoded by the coding sequence GTGAGCGCGTTGGACGGCGTTTTCTCGACGTGCCGGGACGAGGGGCGCTCCGCGCTCATCGGCTACCTGCCCGCCGGGTTCCCCACGGTCGAGGGCTCCAAGGACGTCCTGCGGGCCATGGTCGAGTCCGGGTGCGACGTGGTCGAGGTCGGGATGCCCTACTCCGACCCGGTGATGGACGGCCCGACCATCCAGGCCGCCGCGCAGCAGGCGCTCGACGGCGGGTTCCGGGTGCGGGACCTGTTCGGCGTGGTCGAGTCGGTCGCCGCGCTCGGCGGCAAGGCCGTGGTGATGACCTACTGGAACCCGGTGCTGCACTACGGCGTGGACGCGTTCTCCCGCGACCTCGCCGCCGCGGGCGGCCTCGGGCTGATCACCCCGGACCTGGTGCCCGACGAGGCCGAGGACTGGATGGCGGCCTCCGAGGCGCACGGGCTCGACCGGATCTTCCTGGTCGCGCCCTCCTCCACCGAGGAGCGGATCGACCTGACCGCCAAGGCCTCCAGCGGCTTCCTGTACGCCACCGCCGTCATGGGCGTGACCGGCGCGCGGACGGCCGTGTCGTCGGCGGCCCCCGCGCTGGTCGGGCGGGTCAGGGAGCACACCGACATGCCGGTGTGCGTCGGCCTCGGCGTGCGGGACGGCGCGCAGGCCGCGCAGGTCGCCTCGTTCGCGGACGGGGTGATCGTCGGCTCGGCGTTCGTGTCGGCGGTGGCCGGTGGCGGGGTGCCCGCGCTGGCCGAGGAGCTGGCGAAGGGCGTGCGCGGGGTCGGCGGCCCGGCCTGA
- the trpB gene encoding tryptophan synthase subunit beta, with protein MTRDQFAHTPHDPDERGHFGRWGGRFMPEALIAAQDELAAEYEKARVDPEFLGEFARLLKEYAGRPSLLTEARRFAEHAGGARVFLKREDLNHTGSHKINNVLGQVLLTKRMGKKRVIAETGAGQHGVATATACALMGLDCVIYMGEVDTERQALNVARMRLLGAEVIPVGTGSRTLKDAINEGLRDWVASVDHTHYLMGTAAGAHPFPMMVRDFHRVIGIEARQQVLDQAGRLPDAVAACVGGGSNAIGIFHGFIDDPSVRLVGLEPGGDGVETKRHGATLTKGTAGSLHGAMSYVLQTEDGQIAEAHSISAGLDYPGVGPEHAHLKDTGRAEYRPITDAQAMDAFALLSRTEGIIPAVESAHALAGALDLGRELGPDGLIVVSLSGRGDKDMDTAVSWFGLGVKEEDAS; from the coding sequence ATGACGCGCGACCAGTTCGCCCACACCCCCCACGACCCCGACGAGCGGGGTCACTTCGGGCGGTGGGGTGGCCGGTTCATGCCGGAGGCGCTGATCGCGGCTCAGGACGAGTTGGCCGCGGAGTATGAGAAGGCGCGGGTCGACCCGGAGTTCCTGGGTGAGTTCGCCCGGCTGCTCAAGGAGTACGCGGGCCGCCCGTCGCTGCTGACCGAGGCCAGGCGGTTCGCCGAGCACGCGGGCGGCGCGCGGGTGTTCCTCAAGCGCGAGGACCTCAACCACACCGGCTCGCACAAGATCAACAACGTGCTGGGCCAGGTGCTGCTCACCAAGCGCATGGGCAAGAAGCGCGTCATCGCCGAGACGGGCGCGGGCCAGCACGGCGTCGCCACCGCCACGGCGTGCGCGCTCATGGGCCTGGACTGCGTGATCTACATGGGCGAGGTCGACACCGAGCGCCAGGCGCTCAACGTCGCCCGGATGCGGCTCCTCGGCGCCGAGGTCATCCCGGTCGGCACCGGCTCGCGCACCCTCAAGGACGCGATCAACGAGGGCCTGCGTGACTGGGTCGCCAGCGTCGACCACACCCACTACCTGATGGGCACGGCGGCGGGCGCGCACCCGTTCCCGATGATGGTCCGCGACTTCCACCGGGTGATCGGCATCGAGGCCCGGCAGCAGGTGCTCGACCAGGCCGGGCGGCTGCCCGACGCGGTCGCGGCCTGCGTCGGCGGCGGCTCCAACGCCATCGGCATCTTCCACGGCTTCATCGACGACCCGTCGGTGCGCCTGGTGGGCCTGGAGCCCGGCGGCGACGGCGTCGAGACCAAGCGGCACGGCGCCACCCTCACCAAGGGCACCGCGGGCTCGCTGCACGGGGCCATGTCGTACGTGCTCCAGACCGAGGACGGGCAGATCGCCGAGGCGCATTCCATCTCGGCGGGCCTGGACTACCCCGGCGTCGGGCCCGAGCACGCGCACCTCAAGGACACCGGTCGCGCCGAGTACCGGCCGATCACCGACGCGCAGGCGATGGACGCGTTCGCGCTGCTGTCGCGCACCGAGGGCATCATCCCCGCCGTCGAGTCCGCGCACGCCCTCGCGGGCGCGCTGGACCTCGGGCGGGAGCTGGGGCCGGACGGCCTGATCGTGGTCAGCCTGTCCGGTCGCGGCGACAAGGACATGGACACGGCGGTCTCGTGGTTCGGGCTCGGCGTCAAGGAGGAGGACGCGTCGTGA
- the trpC gene encoding indole-3-glycerol phosphate synthase TrpC gives MTVLESIIEGVREDLAAREAALPFEVLRERAAKAAPPQDVMAVLRNPGVGVIAEVKRKSPSKGALADIPEPADLAAAYEAGGARVISVLTEQRRFGGSLADFDAVRAAVRVPLLRKDFIVSPYQVHEARLHGADLVLLIVAALEQNALVSLLDRVESLGMTALVEVHTAEEADRALEAGASVIGVNARNLHTLEVDKEVFGRIAPGLPFETIKIAESGVTGPGDLMAYAGAGADAVLVGESLVTSGDPKVAVNKLVTAGSHPACPRPSR, from the coding sequence ATGACCGTTCTCGAGTCGATCATCGAAGGCGTTCGGGAGGACCTCGCCGCGCGCGAGGCGGCGCTGCCCTTCGAGGTGCTCAGGGAGCGGGCGGCGAAAGCCGCGCCCCCCCAGGACGTGATGGCGGTGCTGCGCAACCCCGGTGTCGGGGTCATCGCCGAGGTGAAGCGCAAGAGCCCGTCCAAGGGCGCGCTCGCGGACATCCCCGAGCCGGCCGACCTGGCGGCGGCCTACGAGGCGGGTGGCGCGCGGGTGATCAGCGTGCTGACCGAGCAGCGCCGCTTCGGCGGGTCGCTGGCGGACTTCGACGCGGTGCGCGCGGCGGTGCGGGTGCCGCTGCTGCGCAAGGACTTCATCGTCAGCCCGTACCAGGTGCACGAGGCGCGCCTGCACGGCGCCGACCTGGTGCTGCTGATCGTGGCGGCGCTGGAGCAGAACGCGCTGGTGTCGCTGCTCGACCGGGTCGAGTCCCTCGGGATGACGGCGCTGGTCGAGGTGCACACGGCCGAGGAGGCCGACCGGGCGCTGGAGGCGGGGGCGAGCGTCATCGGCGTGAACGCCCGCAACCTGCACACCCTGGAGGTCGACAAGGAGGTGTTCGGCCGGATCGCGCCGGGCCTGCCCTTCGAGACGATCAAGATCGCCGAGTCCGGTGTCACCGGCCCCGGCGACCTGATGGCCTACGCCGGGGCGGGCGCCGACGCGGTGCTCGTCGGCGAGAGCCTGGTGACGAGCGGCGACCCCAAGGTCGCGGTGAACAAGCTGGTGACCGCTGGATCGCACCCGGCGTGCCCCCGGCCCAGTCGTTGA
- a CDS encoding Trp biosynthesis-associated membrane protein — MSGNAAGERVAPAGVPTVCPSPDPVTAPAAAQAGPSAAGTAEPAAAGATATAADATDVPRPPRPGRREQRLVLGLLLLAALVLWGSSALDWGAAEPQWPVPLALLAGAGVAAVPALGGVVRRALGAVLAVVGLLAVAVGVGDLPASGPVVGLTGALAVVAAGVLLLVKGGRMPRMGDRYETPAARRPSADPERELWNALERGDDPTERD; from the coding sequence GTGAGCGGGAACGCGGCGGGGGAGCGGGTGGCCCCCGCGGGCGTTCCGACCGTGTGCCCGAGCCCTGATCCGGTCACCGCCCCGGCCGCTGCCCAGGCCGGGCCCTCGGCCGCCGGCACCGCTGAGCCCGCCGCCGCTGGCGCCACCGCCACCGCCGCTGACGCCACCGACGTCCCGCGCCCTCCGCGCCCCGGCCGGCGCGAGCAGCGGCTCGTCCTCGGCCTGCTCCTGCTCGCCGCGCTCGTCCTCTGGGGCTCCTCGGCGCTCGACTGGGGCGCCGCCGAACCGCAGTGGCCGGTCCCGCTCGCCCTGCTCGCGGGCGCGGGCGTCGCGGCGGTGCCGGCGCTCGGCGGCGTGGTGCGGCGCGCGCTCGGGGCGGTGCTCGCGGTGGTCGGCCTGCTGGCCGTCGCGGTCGGCGTCGGCGACCTGCCCGCGTCCGGCCCGGTCGTCGGCCTGACCGGCGCGCTGGCCGTGGTCGCCGCGGGCGTCCTGCTGCTGGTCAAGGGCGGTCGGATGCCCCGGATGGGCGATCGCTACGAGACGCCCGCCGCGCGCAGGCCGTCCGCCGATCCCGAGCGCGAGCTGTGGAACGCCCTGGAGCGCGGCGACGATCCCACTGAGCGGGACTGA
- a CDS encoding anthranilate synthase component I, translating to MVSVIGAGVGLGEVSPTREEFRELAAQRRVVPVVRRILADAETPVGLYRKLAADRPGTFLFESAENGRSWARWSFVGARCAGALTATGGEAHWTGQHPVGLPEGGDPLAALRETIEVLRTDPLPGLPPLTGGMVGYIGYDAVRRLERLPSLAEDDLKVPELVMLLATDLAALDHHEGTVTLIANAINWDDTPERVDAAYDDAVRRLDVMTEDLHNPAPATTAVFSRPKPEFTRRRSSAEHQAVVEKAKAAIREGEAFQVVLSQRFEMETTAHPLDVYRVLRTSNPSPYMYLLRLDDFDIVGCSPESLVTVRDGKATTHPIAGTRWRGADPEEDALLEKDLLSDDKERAEHLMLVDLGRNDLGRVCKPGSVTVVDFFKVERYSHVMHIVSTVSGELAEGRTAFDAVAACFPAGTLSGAPKPRAMELIEELEPTRRGLYGGVVGYLDFAGDADTAIAIRTALIRDGVAYVQAGGGIVADSDPVAEDNECLNKAGAVLAAIATAQTMAPAVEPTRV from the coding sequence ATGGTGAGCGTCATCGGTGCGGGCGTCGGGCTCGGCGAGGTCAGTCCCACCCGCGAGGAGTTCCGCGAACTCGCCGCGCAGCGCAGGGTCGTCCCTGTCGTGCGCCGGATCCTCGCGGACGCGGAGACCCCCGTCGGGCTGTACCGGAAGCTGGCCGCCGACCGGCCGGGCACGTTCCTGTTCGAGTCGGCGGAGAACGGCCGCTCGTGGGCGCGCTGGTCGTTCGTGGGGGCCCGGTGCGCGGGCGCGCTCACCGCGACCGGCGGCGAGGCGCACTGGACCGGGCAGCACCCGGTCGGGTTGCCCGAGGGCGGCGACCCGCTGGCGGCGCTGCGCGAGACCATCGAGGTGCTGCGCACCGACCCGCTGCCCGGCCTGCCCCCGCTGACCGGCGGCATGGTCGGCTACATCGGGTACGACGCGGTGCGCCGCCTGGAGCGGCTGCCCTCGCTGGCCGAGGACGACTTGAAGGTGCCCGAGCTGGTCATGCTGCTCGCCACCGACCTCGCCGCGCTCGACCACCACGAGGGCACCGTCACGCTGATCGCCAACGCGATCAACTGGGACGACACCCCGGAGCGGGTCGACGCGGCCTACGACGACGCGGTGCGCAGGCTCGACGTGATGACCGAGGACCTGCACAACCCGGCGCCCGCCACGACCGCCGTGTTCTCCCGGCCCAAGCCGGAGTTCACCCGGCGGCGCTCCTCCGCCGAGCACCAGGCCGTGGTGGAGAAGGCGAAGGCGGCGATCCGGGAGGGCGAGGCCTTCCAGGTGGTGCTGTCGCAGCGGTTCGAGATGGAGACCACCGCGCACCCGCTGGACGTCTACCGGGTGCTGCGCACCTCCAACCCCAGCCCGTACATGTACCTGCTGCGGCTGGACGACTTCGACATCGTCGGGTGCAGCCCCGAGTCGCTGGTCACGGTCCGGGACGGCAAGGCCACCACTCACCCGATCGCGGGCACCCGGTGGCGCGGCGCGGACCCGGAGGAGGACGCGCTGCTGGAGAAGGACCTGCTCTCCGACGACAAGGAGCGCGCCGAGCACCTCATGCTCGTGGACCTGGGCCGCAACGACCTGGGCCGGGTGTGCAAGCCGGGCTCGGTGACCGTGGTGGACTTCTTCAAGGTCGAGCGGTACAGCCACGTGATGCACATCGTGTCCACGGTCAGCGGCGAGCTGGCCGAGGGGCGCACCGCGTTCGACGCGGTCGCGGCGTGCTTCCCGGCGGGCACCCTGTCCGGCGCGCCGAAGCCGCGCGCGATGGAGCTGATCGAGGAGCTGGAGCCGACCCGGCGCGGCCTGTACGGCGGCGTCGTGGGCTACCTGGACTTCGCGGGCGACGCGGACACCGCGATCGCGATCCGCACCGCGCTGATCCGCGACGGGGTCGCGTACGTGCAGGCGGGCGGCGGCATCGTGGCCGACTCGGACCCGGTGGCCGAGGACAACGAGTGCCTGAACAAGGCGGGCGCGGTCCTGGCCGCGATCGCGACGGCCCAGACCATGGCCCCGGCCGTGGAACCGACCCGTGTCTGA